The proteins below come from a single Hyphomicrobium denitrificans ATCC 51888 genomic window:
- a CDS encoding DUF3168 domain-containing protein: MQKAFDALLLPVLAALVPPSKATAGVPLYDHVPDAAVYPYVQFARAIKTPVDNLSELIDDIQLSLGVYSTFRGQEEVLFILGAIEAAMHRAVLDLDLGYPLLCVLERSDTARDQDGVTYTGTANFRITVVH, translated from the coding sequence GTGCAGAAGGCGTTCGACGCGCTTCTGCTGCCGGTGCTTGCCGCGCTCGTGCCGCCCTCGAAGGCGACGGCCGGCGTTCCGCTCTACGATCACGTCCCCGACGCCGCGGTCTATCCCTACGTCCAGTTCGCGCGCGCCATCAAGACGCCCGTCGACAACCTCTCCGAGCTGATCGACGACATTCAGCTGTCGCTCGGCGTCTACTCGACGTTTCGCGGCCAGGAAGAAGTCCTTTTCATCCTCGGCGCCATCGAAGCCGCGATGCATCGCGCCGTGCTCGATCTCGACCTCGGCTATCCGCTTTTGTGCGTCCTGGAACGCTCCGACACGGCGCGCGACCAGGACGGCGTCACCTACACCGGCACCGCCAACTTCCGCATCACCGTCGTTCATTAG
- a CDS encoding HK97-gp10 family putative phage morphogenesis protein, with amino-acid sequence MSGILGTEDLHRKFDTFGMLMKQRIDDKLEDEAKAAQKEAASLVPVHTGRGRDALLMPEAIKVDRSRDTGGKRVTFGFITKAMRDAAFYLFWVEFGTKGYQVGDQRSSGVDKKGRKRFRKMKRHVPARAAQPFFRPAIANMMVRLKRERDFKTVVDAVKAAAGFADKRNSS; translated from the coding sequence ATGAGCGGCATTCTCGGCACCGAAGATCTGCATCGCAAGTTCGATACGTTCGGCATGCTGATGAAACAGCGTATCGACGACAAGCTCGAGGATGAAGCCAAGGCGGCGCAGAAAGAGGCGGCCAGCCTCGTCCCGGTGCACACCGGACGCGGCCGCGACGCGCTTCTGATGCCGGAAGCGATCAAAGTCGACCGCAGCCGTGACACTGGTGGCAAGCGCGTGACGTTCGGCTTCATCACCAAGGCGATGCGCGATGCCGCGTTCTATCTTTTCTGGGTCGAATTCGGAACGAAGGGCTATCAGGTCGGCGACCAGAGAAGCTCGGGCGTCGACAAGAAAGGGCGCAAGCGTTTCCGCAAGATGAAACGCCATGTTCCGGCGCGCGCTGCGCAGCCGTTCTTCCGCCCGGCCATCGCCAACATGATGGTGCGCCTCAAGCGCGAGCGCGATTTCAAGACGGTCGTCGACGCGGTGAAGGCCGCTGCGGGATTTGCGGACAAGCGGAACTCTTCCTGA
- a CDS encoding head-tail adaptor protein: protein MDAGDRTELITFQRETDARRPGGGMTPTLAPLGQAWAKADWIGGGEQVRDGGVKPTSKYRFTCLSAAIDEMGITTSDRIVWNGDTYNIRERPRRLPNKPETEIVAETGVTL from the coding sequence ATGGACGCCGGCGACCGGACGGAGCTGATCACGTTTCAGCGTGAGACCGACGCTCGCCGCCCAGGCGGCGGCATGACGCCGACACTCGCGCCGCTCGGCCAGGCCTGGGCGAAGGCGGACTGGATCGGCGGCGGCGAGCAGGTGCGTGATGGCGGGGTCAAGCCCACATCGAAATACCGCTTCACCTGCCTGTCAGCGGCGATCGACGAGATGGGGATTACCACCAGCGACCGCATCGTCTGGAACGGCGACACCTACAACATTCGCGAGCGGCCGCGCCGGCTGCCGAACAAGCCGGAGACGGAAATCGTCGCCGAAACGGGAGTGACATTATGA
- a CDS encoding head-tail connector protein produces MDYSFTVSGGSDPVTLAEAKAQMRVLHSNEDALIERIISAASRHVENRIGRNLVKRTVTYKREGFPRGGVPVVLPRPPVISITSITFVDPKGDTITLSPNDYFLAASLIEYWVLPKTAWPLAARGIPSVTIVYESGYGAMDSDVPEDLRHAVLLLVQHFYAHRSAVMEGPAVVTPMAVDALIEPHKTTGWI; encoded by the coding sequence GTGGATTACAGTTTCACGGTTTCCGGCGGCAGCGATCCCGTCACACTCGCCGAGGCAAAGGCGCAGATGCGCGTCCTGCATTCGAATGAGGATGCGCTGATTGAACGGATCATCTCGGCGGCATCGCGGCACGTCGAAAACCGCATCGGTCGAAATCTCGTCAAGCGCACGGTGACTTACAAGCGGGAAGGGTTTCCGCGCGGCGGCGTTCCTGTCGTCTTGCCGCGCCCGCCCGTGATCTCGATCACGTCGATCACGTTCGTCGATCCCAAGGGCGACACGATCACCTTGAGCCCGAATGACTACTTTCTGGCGGCCAGCCTCATCGAATATTGGGTTCTTCCGAAAACGGCATGGCCGCTGGCGGCGCGCGGAATTCCCAGTGTTACGATCGTCTATGAGAGCGGCTATGGCGCGATGGATTCGGACGTGCCGGAAGACCTGCGCCATGCCGTGCTGCTGCTGGTTCAGCATTTCTATGCGCATCGCTCGGCCGTGATGGAAGGTCCTGCCGTCGTGACTCCGATGGCCGTCGACGCGCTGATCGAGCCCCACAAGACGACGGGCTGGATCTGA
- a CDS encoding phage major capsid protein, giving the protein MDTNVELAPASARLDEPQLETRAGQPGRPTPAAPAVVTRRAVDPSQIAHQVERQGRQINRVARTLTRNEANRRLHELKQRGIEMLRETADRRARDARRGKRDVLNDIKITRINRGIDDVERRELQQLRQENARLTRITARPRLDVRGANSASRLSQLQRLHQAATRHYLLTGETQFRGHSLRDLERQSAPNARQAWGGSNPDGGFLVLPEQDKGPIEKLLAEVVPMRQYAQVISINGYTYRKPIRTSTPGAKWGDQLTAPADNNGTPKFALLDWPAHDLYADPIVSQDMLEDSEYPIEQEISDACVEDFSLTEGESFIGGDGNMKPFGFLGYGADKYVPNANWVFGKVGYAKTGVSGGFPVPTGQTGSGDPVMQLPYTMKAAYRQNAKWMLNRMSIGACRTLKDAEGRYIWINANLVEGQPATLDGREVIEAEQMPDIAPDSFGIALADWEKAYVIVDRSGMSVVRDQFTQYPNVMFRTRKRVGGGIKNFEAIKLLKFST; this is encoded by the coding sequence ATGGACACCAACGTAGAGTTGGCGCCGGCTTCCGCGCGCCTTGACGAGCCGCAGCTCGAAACCCGCGCCGGTCAGCCCGGCCGGCCGACGCCTGCCGCGCCCGCCGTCGTCACGCGCCGTGCTGTGGATCCGTCGCAGATCGCACACCAGGTCGAGCGGCAGGGTCGGCAGATCAACCGCGTCGCCCGGACGCTCACGCGCAACGAGGCCAATCGGCGTCTGCATGAGCTGAAGCAGCGCGGAATCGAGATGCTGCGGGAGACGGCGGACCGCCGCGCCCGCGATGCTCGCAGAGGCAAGCGCGACGTCCTGAACGACATCAAGATCACGCGGATCAATCGCGGCATCGACGACGTCGAGCGCCGCGAGCTGCAGCAGCTGCGTCAGGAAAATGCGCGCCTGACGCGGATCACCGCGCGCCCCCGGCTCGACGTTCGCGGGGCGAATAGCGCATCGCGGCTGTCGCAGCTTCAGCGCCTGCATCAGGCGGCGACGCGCCACTATCTGCTCACCGGCGAAACCCAGTTCCGTGGGCATTCGCTGCGCGACCTGGAACGTCAGAGTGCGCCGAACGCCAGGCAGGCTTGGGGCGGCTCGAATCCGGACGGCGGTTTCCTCGTTCTGCCGGAACAGGACAAGGGCCCCATCGAGAAGCTGCTGGCAGAAGTCGTCCCGATGCGCCAGTACGCGCAGGTGATCTCGATCAACGGCTACACGTACCGGAAGCCGATCCGCACGTCGACGCCTGGTGCCAAATGGGGCGACCAACTCACCGCTCCCGCCGACAACAACGGCACGCCGAAGTTTGCCCTTCTCGACTGGCCGGCGCACGATCTCTACGCCGATCCGATCGTCAGCCAGGACATGCTGGAGGACAGCGAGTATCCGATCGAGCAGGAAATCTCCGACGCGTGCGTTGAGGACTTCTCACTGACGGAAGGCGAAAGCTTCATCGGCGGTGACGGAAATATGAAGCCTTTCGGTTTCCTCGGGTACGGCGCCGACAAGTATGTGCCGAATGCCAACTGGGTCTTCGGTAAGGTTGGCTACGCCAAGACGGGTGTGTCCGGCGGCTTCCCGGTTCCAACCGGTCAGACAGGGTCTGGAGATCCGGTCATGCAGCTTCCCTACACGATGAAGGCGGCCTACCGCCAGAATGCGAAGTGGATGCTGAACCGGATGTCGATTGGTGCGTGCCGGACACTGAAGGATGCCGAAGGCCGGTACATCTGGATCAATGCCAATCTCGTTGAGGGCCAGCCGGCGACACTCGACGGCCGTGAGGTCATCGAGGCCGAGCAGATGCCGGATATCGCGCCCGACAGCTTCGGCATCGCACTGGCGGACTGGGAAAAGGCCTACGTCATCGTCGATCGGAGCGGCATGTCGGTCGTTCGCGATCAGTTCACCCAGTACCCGAACGTGATGTTCCGCACCCGCAAGCGCGTCGGCGGCGGCATCAAGAACTTCGAAGCCATCAAGCTTCTGAAGTTCAGCACCTAA
- a CDS encoding HK97 family phage prohead protease: MTIQTRRAGVRLQTDTLTEEGVFTGYASVWNVVDSYGTVWLPGCFSASLEAHRAAGTRPKGLWQHMAEWPILTWQEFEEDDYGLRCKGQLLLDLEKGRECYTLMKAGEIDGLSTGFETIQIDDVTPEQAASEFGLDIDPALVRDDGTVGLFSRVDLWEVSPVTFNSVPGALVDTVRKVTPVPDFSGLAAALDRRERALKKLRFA, from the coding sequence ATGACAATCCAGACGCGCCGTGCCGGTGTCCGGCTTCAGACGGACACCCTCACCGAAGAGGGTGTCTTCACCGGGTATGCGTCAGTGTGGAACGTCGTCGACAGCTACGGAACGGTTTGGCTTCCCGGCTGTTTCTCCGCTTCGCTCGAAGCGCATCGCGCCGCCGGCACGCGGCCGAAAGGCCTTTGGCAGCACATGGCCGAATGGCCGATCCTGACCTGGCAGGAGTTCGAGGAAGACGATTACGGCCTGCGCTGCAAAGGCCAATTGCTTCTCGACCTTGAGAAAGGCCGAGAATGCTACACGCTGATGAAGGCCGGCGAGATCGATGGCTTGTCGACCGGCTTCGAGACGATCCAGATCGACGATGTGACACCGGAGCAGGCAGCATCCGAATTCGGACTCGATATCGATCCGGCCCTTGTTCGGGATGATGGGACGGTCGGTCTGTTTTCCCGCGTCGACCTTTGGGAGGTATCTCCCGTCACGTTCAATTCGGTTCCCGGTGCCCTTGTCGACACAGTACGCAAGGTGACACCCGTTCCCGATTTCTCAGGCCTCGCCGCGGCGCTCGATCGCCGCGAGCGCGCCCTGAAGAAACTCCGTTTCGCGTAA
- a CDS encoding phage portal protein — MNQSLEWSESDANALASTVGYVPSHYGDRALGFVEHRGFEPMSMEEAFGEALAGGPTKAGLVVGPEMALRIGVAYACRRVISEDIAKLPISVVKEEYDPKAGRIRTTNQFDHPVRRLLTDAPNDWMTPFEFIEYMVGLATFHKGAYTIVQRDEEGRATELLPLLPGCCAPDVDTMWQLTWMVQGYGETMRWQPHQIFRLNGPMADPWQGHATVNLAKEAIGLAAAMESSQARFYANDMRPSGILTTESGITKEQRDAIREAWRAAYGSGGQGGVAVLDNKFKFESITAEGVKSELLENRKLQVSDVCRFFRVFPVTIGHNDGSQNFASVEAFFTAKAKYTDQPWVVRLEQAATIGLLTGEERKQGLKIKIDMDSDARGTPTDRYKSYSDATKVFMTPNEARIREGMEPIEGDPDMDRVQLQRNNTGTTPAQLAAPKSTAPVESPVPPQ, encoded by the coding sequence ATGAACCAAAGCCTTGAATGGTCCGAGAGCGACGCCAACGCGTTGGCGTCGACCGTCGGCTATGTGCCGTCGCACTACGGCGACCGTGCGCTCGGCTTCGTCGAGCACCGCGGTTTCGAGCCGATGTCGATGGAGGAGGCCTTCGGCGAAGCGCTCGCGGGCGGCCCGACGAAGGCGGGGCTTGTCGTTGGACCAGAAATGGCACTCAGGATCGGCGTTGCGTACGCTTGCCGTCGTGTCATATCCGAGGATATCGCGAAACTACCGATTAGCGTCGTCAAAGAAGAGTACGATCCAAAGGCCGGACGTATTCGAACGACCAATCAATTCGACCATCCCGTTCGCCGCCTTCTCACCGATGCGCCGAACGACTGGATGACGCCGTTCGAATTCATCGAATACATGGTCGGCCTCGCGACGTTTCACAAAGGCGCATACACGATCGTCCAGCGGGACGAAGAGGGTCGGGCGACGGAACTTCTGCCGCTTCTTCCAGGATGCTGCGCACCGGACGTTGATACGATGTGGCAGCTCACGTGGATGGTTCAGGGTTACGGTGAGACGATGCGTTGGCAACCGCATCAGATCTTTCGTCTCAACGGCCCGATGGCCGATCCCTGGCAGGGGCATGCGACTGTTAATTTGGCAAAGGAAGCAATCGGCCTGGCCGCAGCGATGGAATCATCGCAGGCCCGGTTCTACGCCAACGATATGCGCCCGTCCGGCATATTGACGACCGAGTCAGGGATCACAAAGGAGCAACGCGATGCGATCCGCGAAGCATGGCGTGCGGCCTACGGCTCCGGAGGTCAGGGCGGTGTTGCGGTTCTCGACAACAAATTCAAGTTCGAGTCCATCACTGCTGAGGGCGTAAAATCCGAGCTACTCGAAAACCGGAAGCTGCAGGTTTCTGATGTCTGCCGCTTCTTTCGCGTCTTTCCGGTCACGATCGGCCATAATGACGGAAGTCAGAACTTCGCCTCGGTAGAAGCTTTTTTCACGGCCAAGGCGAAATACACCGACCAGCCGTGGGTGGTGCGCTTAGAGCAGGCAGCAACCATTGGGCTGTTGACGGGGGAAGAGCGTAAACAGGGACTGAAGATCAAAATCGACATGGACTCTGACGCGCGCGGAACGCCCACCGATCGTTACAAGAGCTATAGCGATGCGACCAAGGTCTTCATGACTCCGAACGAGGCGCGCATTCGAGAGGGCATGGAGCCCATCGAAGGCGATCCGGACATGGATCGCGTCCAGCTCCAGCGCAACAACACCGGGACCACTCCGGCGCAGCTTGCGGCTCCGAAAAGCACGGCGCCCGTCGAAAGCCCGGTGCCGCCGCAATGA
- a CDS encoding terminase large subunit, which produces MRAQESCADALPPGVEIGKQPDPLRPLAPGEPRYYSHWRQKPEGAWFNPIAAHNAVQFFPRYCRLTKKEWAGRPFHLEPWQRDWIVRQAFGWMRADGTRLYRRIIIWVPRKNGKTELIAGVSHLCLLGDGVIGAECYAIASSGDQSSIVFNAAKDMVDYSDELAEHYEVFEESLYLRDTRALFKALTGKARGKHGLGPVYLIGDEAHEWADDKLYTYVRNGMASASEPMEWIISTAGIEEGFGIEIWNESVGICEGSFDDPETLVVIYCAPQDAKIEIDIEDPLVWAEANPNLNVSVKYDYMVRGAREAVQSTAKENDFKRYHLNIWVGQNERWLPMPSWNACNIGGPEHWQHIAEQMYGRRCFGGLDLASTKDFCALVWIFPPENNETFWTILPRFWWPKVSMKIAAKKSRVPFESWEKIGALVTTPGNAADHAAIEEQVLADCELFKVEGLGIDLFNAHSVATNLSEKGVPVELVRFAMLSMSGPSKTLERLVLEEQLDHGGHPVLRWMASNTAIRRDGNENYMPCKKSSANKIDGIAANVMALAMAGKEAAPESYLASGELLVLPLN; this is translated from the coding sequence TTGCGCGCTCAGGAGAGCTGCGCCGATGCGCTGCCGCCTGGCGTTGAAATCGGGAAGCAGCCCGATCCGCTAAGGCCGCTCGCCCCCGGCGAACCGCGATACTATTCGCATTGGCGGCAAAAGCCGGAGGGTGCCTGGTTCAATCCTATCGCCGCGCACAACGCGGTGCAGTTCTTTCCGCGGTATTGCAGGCTCACCAAAAAGGAGTGGGCCGGGCGTCCGTTCCACCTCGAGCCGTGGCAGCGCGACTGGATTGTCCGGCAAGCCTTCGGATGGATGCGGGCCGACGGCACGCGGCTCTATCGGCGCATCATCATCTGGGTGCCGCGCAAGAACGGCAAGACGGAACTGATCGCCGGGGTTTCGCACCTCTGCCTATTGGGCGACGGTGTGATCGGCGCCGAGTGTTACGCGATCGCGTCGTCCGGCGATCAGTCCTCGATCGTGTTCAATGCGGCCAAGGACATGGTCGACTACTCGGACGAGCTGGCCGAGCACTATGAGGTTTTTGAGGAGTCGCTGTACCTCCGCGACACGCGGGCGCTCTTCAAGGCGCTCACCGGAAAGGCGCGCGGCAAGCACGGTCTCGGTCCGGTCTACCTGATCGGCGACGAGGCGCACGAGTGGGCTGACGACAAACTTTACACCTATGTCCGCAACGGCATGGCGTCGGCGTCGGAACCGATGGAATGGATCATCTCGACGGCCGGCATCGAAGAGGGTTTCGGCATCGAGATCTGGAACGAGAGCGTCGGGATCTGCGAAGGCTCCTTCGACGATCCGGAAACGCTCGTCGTCATCTACTGCGCGCCGCAAGACGCGAAGATCGAAATTGACATTGAGGATCCGCTCGTATGGGCGGAGGCGAATCCGAACCTCAACGTCTCGGTCAAATACGATTACATGGTTCGCGGTGCGCGCGAGGCCGTGCAGTCGACCGCGAAGGAGAACGATTTCAAGCGCTACCACCTCAATATCTGGGTGGGTCAAAACGAACGATGGCTTCCTATGCCATCGTGGAACGCCTGTAACATCGGCGGGCCTGAGCACTGGCAGCATATCGCGGAGCAGATGTACGGGCGCCGCTGTTTTGGCGGGCTCGATCTCGCTTCGACCAAGGACTTCTGCGCACTCGTCTGGATTTTTCCGCCAGAGAACAACGAGACGTTCTGGACGATCCTGCCGCGCTTCTGGTGGCCGAAGGTCTCGATGAAGATCGCGGCCAAGAAAAGCCGCGTGCCATTCGAGAGCTGGGAGAAGATCGGCGCCCTCGTTACGACGCCGGGAAACGCGGCTGATCATGCGGCGATCGAAGAACAGGTTTTGGCGGACTGCGAATTGTTCAAAGTCGAAGGTCTCGGCATCGACCTCTTCAACGCGCATTCGGTCGCGACGAACCTGAGCGAAAAGGGGGTTCCGGTCGAATTGGTCCGCTTCGCGATGCTCTCGATGTCAGGTCCGTCGAAGACGCTCGAACGGCTCGTGCTCGAGGAGCAGCTCGACCACGGCGGCCATCCGGTTCTGCGCTGGATGGCGTCCAACACCGCCATCCGCCGCGATGGCAACGAGAACTACATGCCGTGCAAAAAGTCTTCGGCAAACAAGATCGACGGTATCGCGGCGAACGTGATGGCGTTGGCGATGGCCGGCAAGGAAGCCGCGCCAGAAAGCTATCTCGCGAGCGGCGAATTGCTCGTGCTGCCATTGAACTGA
- a CDS encoding P27 family phage terminase small subunit, with the protein MARQSEPEIADETDIQDDVPDSRFVQPPPYLISKAERIVWSEIMGGPNARAWFKFSDHAVIARYCQLSAVYRRLTKSLPKPTYKTKGTAGGDIIKRNPAFDQMLALSREMRAIEQLIAGNPDSRLNLEKKGLKPGEKTPNGDKPDEPSKPGKPTGPLGVLKASHKMN; encoded by the coding sequence TTGGCCCGCCAATCCGAGCCGGAAATTGCGGACGAAACGGACATACAAGACGATGTGCCGGATTCACGCTTTGTCCAGCCTCCTCCGTATCTTATTTCGAAGGCGGAGCGGATCGTCTGGTCGGAGATCATGGGCGGGCCAAATGCGCGGGCCTGGTTCAAGTTTTCGGATCACGCTGTCATCGCGCGGTACTGTCAACTCAGCGCCGTCTATCGGCGGCTGACGAAGTCGCTGCCGAAGCCGACGTACAAAACGAAGGGAACCGCCGGCGGCGACATAATCAAGCGCAACCCGGCGTTTGATCAAATGCTGGCGCTGTCGCGGGAAATGCGCGCGATCGAGCAGTTGATCGCGGGCAATCCAGATTCGCGGTTGAATTTGGAAAAGAAGGGCCTGAAGCCGGGCGAGAAAACGCCGAACGGAGACAAGCCCGATGAGCCATCAAAGCCCGGCAAGCCGACCGGACCGCTCGGCGTCTTGAAGGCATCGCACAAGATGAATTGA
- a CDS encoding HNH endonuclease: MPPRYQPHKALAALRPAKPAQQHDDRRGTAYSRGYDRQWDRDRRAHLRRSPLCVCCEANGFIRPASLVDHIVPHRGDKVLFRDPANWQSLCGECHNKIKKVIEALWDAGRVGVAALRLDRKMPEYFDCGG, from the coding sequence ATGCCGCCGCGGTATCAGCCGCATAAGGCGCTCGCCGCACTCCGGCCCGCGAAGCCTGCACAGCAGCATGATGATCGGCGCGGGACCGCATATTCGCGAGGCTATGACCGGCAGTGGGACCGGGACCGGCGCGCGCATCTGAGGCGGTCCCCGTTGTGTGTGTGCTGTGAGGCCAACGGCTTCATCCGGCCCGCATCGCTGGTCGACCACATCGTCCCACATCGCGGCGACAAGGTTCTGTTTCGCGATCCAGCAAACTGGCAGTCGCTCTGCGGCGAGTGCCACAACAAGATCAAGAAGGTCATCGAGGCGCTTTGGGATGCCGGCAGGGTCGGCGTCGCGGCGCTACGTCTCGACCGCAAGATGCCTGAGTATTTTGATTGTGGAGGCTGA
- a CDS encoding TM2 domain-containing protein: MVQPTVTSDAHSLMLFEANKKSNGVAYALWLFLGLVGGHRFYANRSGSAFGMLCLFLGGLATAATPIAGFFILADGIWVLVDAFLIPGWIRAYNMDLVSKLTGTHTAAA; encoded by the coding sequence ATGGTTCAGCCGACAGTGACGAGCGACGCGCATTCGCTCATGCTCTTCGAGGCAAACAAGAAGTCGAATGGCGTCGCCTACGCGCTTTGGTTGTTTCTCGGGCTCGTTGGGGGCCATCGGTTCTATGCGAACCGCAGCGGGTCAGCATTTGGAATGCTGTGTCTTTTCTTGGGAGGTTTGGCGACGGCCGCCACGCCGATAGCTGGCTTCTTCATCTTGGCAGACGGGATTTGGGTTCTTGTTGATGCGTTTCTAATTCCTGGCTGGATTAGGGCCTACAATATGGATCTGGTGTCGAAGTTGACCGGCACACATACGGCTGCAGCATAA
- a CDS encoding helicase HerA domain-containing protein: MTDGMTMMKGDLFGAGVPASERETIVAECIPSAALSQHAAIIGKTGSGKTSTSKLAVEQVVAGGFRVCILDTIKSDWWGITSSADGSQPGLPFKILGGPRGHVPLHSSAGSAIGQIVGSGKLPLSILDMAERSPNSRRSTTPRRRRTMRRSSTSRRRP, translated from the coding sequence GTGACCGATGGAATGACGATGATGAAAGGCGATTTGTTCGGGGCCGGGGTGCCAGCAAGTGAGAGGGAGACGATCGTGGCGGAATGCATACCGAGCGCGGCGCTGTCGCAGCACGCCGCCATCATCGGCAAGACCGGCAGCGGCAAGACGTCGACATCGAAACTCGCCGTCGAGCAGGTTGTCGCCGGCGGCTTCCGGGTCTGCATCCTCGATACGATCAAGTCGGACTGGTGGGGGATCACGTCCAGCGCCGACGGCAGCCAGCCCGGCCTTCCATTCAAGATCCTCGGCGGGCCGCGCGGGCACGTGCCGCTGCATTCGTCCGCCGGTTCGGCCATCGGCCAAATCGTCGGCTCCGGCAAACTGCCGCTGTCGATCCTCGACATGGCTGAGCGTTCCCCAAATTCTCGACGTTCGACAACGCCGCGACGCCGACGGACGATGAGGAGATCATCGACGTCCAGACGGCGGCCGTAG
- a CDS encoding GapR family DNA-binding domain-containing protein, with product MSDETLTLGANANADLKGRAEELAGVLDDIAELQDRAKEIKSDAKAEGYDMKVFNQVVKEKRRGASFQCSQLEMELVLDTYRSALGLPVTLEDAQKRAAEDAGELPEPKKEKKAKRGGDVVPFKGNKDLN from the coding sequence ATGTCCGACGAAACCCTCACCCTCGGCGCGAACGCCAACGCGGATCTCAAAGGCCGCGCCGAGGAACTTGCGGGCGTGCTCGACGACATCGCCGAGCTGCAGGACCGCGCCAAGGAGATCAAATCCGACGCGAAGGCCGAAGGCTACGACATGAAGGTCTTCAACCAGGTCGTCAAAGAGAAGCGCCGCGGTGCTTCATTCCAATGCAGCCAGCTCGAGATGGAGCTGGTGCTCGACACCTATCGCTCGGCGCTCGGCCTGCCCGTCACGCTCGAAGACGCGCAGAAGCGCGCCGCCGAGGACGCGGGCGAACTCCCTGAACCGAAGAAAGAGAAGAAAGCGAAGCGGGGCGGCGACGTCGTCCCGTTCAAGGGCAACAAGGATCTGAACTGA